The sequence TTTCAGCAAAACAATCTTCAGCTTCTTGCCGAACAGTACAACATCAACATGGCTGATGCGGATATCTTGCAGGCTAAAATCTGGGAACTTCCACAGATGAGTGGTTACATCAACGCCTATAATCCTGAAGACAGAAAATTTTTAGATGCAGGTAAAGCGAAAGGTTTTGAAGTGACACAGCTGATTTACATGGGCGGAAAGAAGAAAAACGAAGTTGCTTTTGCAAAATCCAATAAAGATTTGGCACAGCTTCAGTTTACTCAGCTTCTTGTTGAATTGAGAACACAACTTCATACCAATTACTACAATCTTTATTATGAAAAACTGAAGCTTGAGAACACCAATAAGCAATTGGGATATATGAATGACCTATTGAAAGCTTATAAAGTACAATCTGCTAAAGGAAATGTTTCTCTGAAAGATGAAGTGAGATTACAAAGTATTGTAATTCAGCTGAATAATGATAAGCTGAGAATCAATAAAGACATTTTGGAATTTGAGCAAAACTTAAAACTTCTTACGGGAATTACCGAAAATATAGAGCCTCAAATTTCAGATGACGAAGCAAAACAAATTCTTGCTGCACAACCTTTCGGAGACGAATCTGATTTAAAAAGGAAAGCCATTGAAAACAACGCAGATTATTTATTTAATTTAAAACTGATTGATAATTCTAAACTTTATGCTCAATGGCAAAAATCTCTCAATGTTCCAGATCTGAATGTGGGTGCTGAATACGATCAAGCTTCAGGAACTTTTAATAATGAAATCAATTTAAAAATTGGAATTCCCATACCGCTTTGGAAAGTGAATAAAGGAAATGTGCAGAAAGCCAATTTTGCTATTCAGCAGAATCAGAGAAATGCAGAATTTCAAAAACTAAATCTGGAGACTAAAGTGCAGTCGGCTTTTCAAATGTGGAAAAATCAATACGAACAGTTGCTTGAAATAAAATCTACCGACCTCGATAATTTAGACCTGGTCTACAACGGAATTCTCAAAAACTTCAGAAACGGAAACGTCAATCTCATCGATTTTACAGATTTTATGGAAAGTTACCGTCAGACTTCGCTTCAGATCTATGATATGAAAAATGAATTGATACAATCCGCAGAACAACTCAATCAATTGGTACAAACGAAAATCTTTTATTAAAAATGAAAAAATTAATAATCCCTTTAATTATTGCACTTTTTTTAACGTCTTGTTCGAAAAAAGAAACACCGAAAAAAGCCGCACTTAAAGGTTTTGAACTGAGCAATACGATGCTCGAATCGATCACCACTGCAAAAGCTGAATTCAAAAACATAGAAGACGCCTACAATTTTTACGGAAAAATATCTGCAGACAGGAACTCTTACATCGACGTTTATCCTTTGGTTGGCGGAAATGTGATGAGTGTAAATGTTGAATTGGGAGATTATGTAAAGAAAGGTCAGGTTCTCGCAACCATAAGAAGTACGGAATTGGCAGATGTTCAGAAAGATGTGAGTGATGCTAAAACCGATTTATTGGTTGCTCAAAACAATTTACGTGTTGCCAAAGAAATGTATGAAGGAAAACTAAATACCGAAAGAGATGTTTTAGAAGCTAAAAGTCAGGTGCAGAAAGCACAGGATCAGATGCAGAGATCTTCCGCAGTAAGTACAGTTTATAATGTGAAAAAAGGAAATATATACAGCGTTCTTGCTCCGATCAACGGATATATTGTGCATAAAGATATCAATAAAGATATGCAGCTGAGAAGTGACCGAAGCGAAAATATTTTCGATGTGGCCAATACAAATAACGTCTGGGCAATCATGAATGTCAACGAATCTGATATTGATAAAATCAGTTTAGGAATGACTGCGCAGGTTTCCACATTATCATATCCGGATAAAGTTTTTGACGGGAAGATTGATAAAATATTTAAAATTATCGACCCGCAAACCAATGCGATGCAGGCAAGAGTGGTTTTGGATAATGCCAACGGATTATTAATTCCTGAAAGTAAAGCAACCATCAAAGTTTCAAAATCTGAAAATGCTTCAGCGCTTACCGTTCCGTCAAAAGCAGTAATTTTTGATGATGACAGAAGTTTTGTTGTTGTTTTTAAATCAAGAACCGATGTGAAAGTCAAAGAAATTAAAGTTCAGAAACAGCTTGGCGACGTGACGTACCTTTCAGCAGGTCTTACCGAAGGAGAAAATGTAATCACCAATAACCAACTACTGATTTACCGTTCGCTGAAAAACTAATTTATTTAAACATTAAGTTTTGATTAAGCTGTGAAGTTTAAATACGTTGTAGAATTCTTATGAAATTTGCCTGCGAATTCCTTAATAACCCTTAACTCCTTAATAGTCCTTAATGGTTCAAATCTATTCAACGATTTTCTTAGTTAAAGTTTTTCAAAATTAAACATTTAGTTATTAGTCTAATATCTAAAGCTAACATCTAATTTCTATTATGAATAAATTCATTAAAAATATCATTTCGTTTTCACTCAAAAATAAAGCCTTCACCTTTATTTGGGTAACGGTTTTAGCGGTTGCGGGTTTTATCAGTTTCAAAAATATGCCGATTGAAGCTTTCCCCGATGTCACCAACACCCAAATTGTGATTATCACCCAGTGGAATGGCCGAAGTGCCGAAGAAGTGGAACGATTTGTTACGACACCTATTGAACTGGCGATGAGTCCAGTTCAGAAAAAAACAAGCGTTAGAAGTACAACGATGTTCGGACTTTCTATTGTTAAAATTCTTTTTGATGATGGAGTAGACGATATGTTTGCCAGAAATCAGGTCAACAATCAGCTTCGAAATGTGAGTCTGCCTGATGAGGTTGACCCGGAAGTGCAGCCTCCATACGGACCGACCGGAGAAATTTTCAGATATACTTTGGAAAGTAAAACTAAAGATTCAAGAGAATTGCTGACTTTGCAAAACTGGGTCATCGACCGTGCGCTGAGAGGTGTTCCCGGAGTTGCTGATATCAATGTCTTCGGTGGTCAGGATAAAGTGTTTGAGCTGAGCATTGACCCAAGAGCTTTAGATAAATACAATCTGACACCTTCTCAGATTTTGAAGCTGTTACAAAAAGCAATCTGAATGTCGGCGGAGATGTGATCGAGAAAAACGGACAAGCCTACGTTGTTCGTGGAATTGGTTTGGTACAATCGAATGAAGATATTGGAAACATCACGATTCAAAACGAAAGCGGAAATCCGGTTTTGGTAAAAAATGTAGCGGAAGTTCACGAGAGTTCACTGCCAAGGGTAGGGCAGGCTGGTCTGAATAAGCAGGATGATACCGTAGAAGGAATCGTGGTGATGCGGAAAGGCGAAAATCCACGAGAGGTTTTGGTGGGTGTAAAAGCTAAAATTAATGAGCTGAACGAAAAGATTCTTCCGAAAGATGTGAAAATGGTCACTTTTTACGACCGAGATAATCTGATGGATTTCACTACAGAAACTGTAATGCATAATTTACTGGAAGGAATTATTCTGGTGACAGTTATCGTTTTAATTTTCATGGCAGACTGGCGTACAACTTTGATTGTTTCCATCATCATTCCATTATCCTTACTGTTTGCCTTTTTATGTTTAAAAATGGCAGGGATGAGTGCCAACTTACTTTCACTTGGAGCAGTCGATTTCGGAATCATCATTGACGGAGCCGTCGTCATGGTCGAAGGAATCTTTGTCATGCTCGACCATAAAGCCAAGAAATACGGTCCTGAGAAATTTAACAAAATGGCAAAAGCCGGGTGGATTAAACAGACCGGGACAGGTTTAGGAAAAGCAATTTTCTTTTCAAAATTAATTATCATTACTTCGTTAATTCCAATTTTCTCATTCCAGAAAGTGGAAGGAAAAATGTTCTCACCATTAGCGTTCACACTTGGTTTTGCATTGATCGGAGCATTGATTTTCACGCTGACGCTGGTTCCAGTTCTTACGCATCTACTTTTAAATAAGAATGTGAGGGAAAAGAACAATCCGTTTGTGAATTTCTGGGACAGAATTGTGTTGAAAGGTTTCAGTTTTACATTTAAACATAAAAAACTCAGTTTAATTGTTGCGTTGTCCTTCATGGCAGTGACCTTATTTTCAGGAAAATTTTTAGGAACAGAATTCTTACCTCAGTTAAATGAAGGTTCGCTGTGGATCACTGCAGAAATGCCGATGAGTTCATCTTTAAAAGAATCGTTGAAGACTGCAGAGATTTTGAAGAAAGACATTATGAGTGTTCCGGAAGTGACCGATGTTCTGGCACAAACCGGACGAAGTAATGACGGAACAGATCCCAACGGTTTCGGATTTGTGCAGTTTGCCGTGAATCTTCAGCCAAAAGATGAGTGGAAACGAAAAATCAATTATGAAGAACTCGTAGAAGAAATTGATAAAAAACTGAGAAATTATCAGGGAATTACGTTCAATTATTCTCAGCCGATCTCAGATAACGTGGCAGAAGCGGTGGCGGGTTTTAAAGCTGAAAATGGAATTAAAATTTACGGTGACAATTTACAGACGCTAGACAGATTGGCGGATGAGGTTTTAAAATCAATTAAAGATGTAGGAGGTGTAAAAGATGCCGGAATCATTAAAAATATTGGGCAACCGGAAGTTAGTGTGGTGCTCGACAGAGATAAAATGGCGGCTTACGGCGTGATGCCGGATGATGCACAATCGGTTTTGGAAATGGCATTTGGTGGAAAAACGGCTTCTGAAATGTTTGACGGAGAAAGAAAATTCCCAATAAGGTTGAGGTATTCTGAAGAGTACAGAAAAGACGAAAAAGATATTGCTT comes from Chryseobacterium sp. 3008163 and encodes:
- a CDS encoding TolC family protein yields the protein MNKIAGLFVVISSIMTAQQQMSLLDCENAFQQNNLQLLAEQYNINMADADILQAKIWELPQMSGYINAYNPEDRKFLDAGKAKGFEVTQLIYMGGKKKNEVAFAKSNKDLAQLQFTQLLVELRTQLHTNYYNLYYEKLKLENTNKQLGYMNDLLKAYKVQSAKGNVSLKDEVRLQSIVIQLNNDKLRINKDILEFEQNLKLLTGITENIEPQISDDEAKQILAAQPFGDESDLKRKAIENNADYLFNLKLIDNSKLYAQWQKSLNVPDLNVGAEYDQASGTFNNEINLKIGIPIPLWKVNKGNVQKANFAIQQNQRNAEFQKLNLETKVQSAFQMWKNQYEQLLEIKSTDLDNLDLVYNGILKNFRNGNVNLIDFTDFMESYRQTSLQIYDMKNELIQSAEQLNQLVQTKIFY
- a CDS encoding efflux RND transporter periplasmic adaptor subunit, with translation MKKLIIPLIIALFLTSCSKKETPKKAALKGFELSNTMLESITTAKAEFKNIEDAYNFYGKISADRNSYIDVYPLVGGNVMSVNVELGDYVKKGQVLATIRSTELADVQKDVSDAKTDLLVAQNNLRVAKEMYEGKLNTERDVLEAKSQVQKAQDQMQRSSAVSTVYNVKKGNIYSVLAPINGYIVHKDINKDMQLRSDRSENIFDVANTNNVWAIMNVNESDIDKISLGMTAQVSTLSYPDKVFDGKIDKIFKIIDPQTNAMQARVVLDNANGLLIPESKATIKVSKSENASALTVPSKAVIFDDDRSFVVVFKSRTDVKVKEIKVQKQLGDVTYLSAGLTEGENVITNNQLLIYRSLKN